The following are from one region of the Advenella mimigardefordensis DPN7 genome:
- the tuf gene encoding elongation factor Tu, whose protein sequence is MAKGKFERTKPHVNVGTIGHVDHGKTTLTAAITTVLSQHFGGEAKGYDQIDAAPEEKARGITINTSHVEYETETRHYAHVDCPGHADYVKNMITGAAQMDGAILVCSAADGPMPQTREHILLSRQVGVPYIVVFLNKADMVDDEELLELVEMEVRELLSKYDFPGDDTPVIKGSAKLALEGDEGPLGKQAILSLAEALDTYIPTPERAVDGTFLMPVEDVFSISGRGTVVTGRIERGIIKVGEEIEIVGIKDTVKTTCTGVEMFRKLLDEGQAGDNVGILLRGTKREDVERGQVLAKPGSIKPHTGFSAEVYILSKEEGGRHTPFFQGYRPQFYFRTTDVTGTIKLPEDKEMVLPGDNVSMDVELIAPIAMEEGLRFAIREGGRTVGAGVVAKITK, encoded by the coding sequence ATGGCAAAAGGTAAGTTTGAACGTACCAAACCACACGTAAACGTAGGTACGATTGGTCACGTTGACCATGGAAAAACAACGCTGACAGCGGCGATTACAACGGTATTGTCACAGCACTTTGGTGGCGAAGCCAAAGGCTACGACCAGATTGACGCGGCGCCTGAAGAAAAAGCGCGTGGTATCACGATCAACACCTCTCACGTTGAATACGAAACCGAGACCCGCCACTACGCACACGTAGACTGCCCCGGACACGCTGACTATGTTAAAAACATGATCACGGGTGCGGCGCAGATGGACGGCGCGATTCTGGTATGTTCAGCTGCTGACGGCCCGATGCCTCAGACACGTGAACACATCCTGCTGTCACGTCAGGTTGGCGTGCCTTACATTGTTGTGTTCCTGAACAAAGCCGACATGGTTGACGATGAAGAGCTGCTGGAACTGGTCGAAATGGAAGTGCGCGAGCTGCTGTCCAAATACGACTTCCCAGGCGACGATACGCCTGTGATCAAGGGTTCTGCCAAACTGGCACTGGAAGGCGACGAAGGCCCACTGGGCAAACAGGCCATCCTGTCTCTGGCAGAAGCACTGGACACCTATATCCCAACCCCTGAGCGTGCAGTTGACGGTACGTTCCTGATGCCCGTTGAAGACGTGTTCTCTATCTCTGGCCGCGGTACGGTTGTGACCGGTCGTATCGAGCGCGGAATCATCAAGGTGGGTGAAGAGATCGAAATCGTCGGTATCAAAGACACGGTTAAAACCACATGTACAGGCGTGGAAATGTTCCGCAAGCTGCTGGACGAAGGTCAGGCTGGCGATAACGTGGGTATTTTGCTGCGTGGTACAAAACGTGAAGACGTAGAGCGTGGTCAGGTTCTGGCCAAACCCGGATCAATCAAACCCCACACCGGCTTCTCAGCCGAGGTGTATATTCTGTCTAAAGAAGAAGGCGGTCGTCACACACCATTCTTCCAGGGCTATCGTCCCCAGTTTTACTTCCGTACAACGGACGTAACCGGTACGATCAAACTGCCGGAAGACAAAGAAATGGTTCTGCCAGGCGATAACGTATCAATGGACGTAGAATTGATCGCTCCGATCGCGATGGAAGAAGGTCTGCGCTTCGCGATTCGCGAAGGTGGCCGTACCGTCGGCGCCGGCGTGGTTGCTAAAATCACGAAGTAA
- the fusA gene encoding elongation factor G, translating into MARKTPLERYRNIGISAHIDAGKTTTTERILFYTGVSHKIGEVHDGAATMDWMEQEQERGITITSAATTAFWRGMAGNYPEHRINIIDTPGHVDFTIEVERSMRVLDGACMVYCAVGGVQPQSETVWRQANKYKVPRLAFVNKMDRTGANFFKVYDQLKTRLRANPVPIVIPIGAEDSFKGVVDLIKMKAIIWDEASQGTKFEYLDIPAELVESANEWREKLVETAAEASEELMDKYLESGELSEEEIHKALRDRTIACEIQPMLCGTAFKNKGVQRMLDAVIDYLPSPADIPPVSGEDDAGNPVTRKADDKEQFSALAFKLMTDPFVGQLTFVRVYSGVLSSGDTVYNPIKGKKERIGRILQMHANNREEIKEVLAGDIAAVVGLKDVTTGETLCDLDSHIMLERMEFPEPVISQAVEPKTKADQEKMGLALSRLAAEDPSFRVRSDEESGQTIISGMGELHLEILVDRMRREFNVEANVGKPQVAYRETIRKVCEEVEGKFVKQSGGRGQYGHVVLKLEPLPPGGAGYEFVDAIKGGVVPREYIPAVDKGIQETLSAGVVAGYPVVDVKVTLFFGSYHDVDSNENAFRMAASMAFKEGMRKAQAVLLEPMMAVEVETPEDYAGTVMGDLSSRRGMVQGMDDMVGGGKVIKAEVPLAEMFGYATNLRSLTQGRATYTMEFKQYAEAPKNVADEVISARSK; encoded by the coding sequence ATGGCCCGCAAAACCCCGCTCGAACGATACCGCAACATCGGTATTTCTGCCCACATTGACGCTGGTAAAACAACGACTACAGAACGTATTCTGTTTTATACCGGTGTGAGCCATAAAATTGGTGAAGTGCACGATGGTGCCGCCACCATGGACTGGATGGAGCAGGAACAGGAACGCGGTATTACGATTACTTCTGCCGCGACCACCGCTTTCTGGCGGGGTATGGCGGGTAACTATCCGGAACACCGCATCAACATCATCGACACCCCCGGACACGTTGACTTCACGATTGAAGTTGAGCGTTCCATGCGTGTGCTCGACGGTGCCTGCATGGTTTATTGTGCAGTAGGCGGCGTTCAGCCCCAATCCGAAACGGTTTGGCGTCAGGCCAACAAGTACAAAGTGCCGCGTCTGGCCTTTGTGAACAAAATGGACCGTACCGGTGCGAATTTCTTCAAGGTTTATGACCAGTTGAAAACGCGCCTGCGCGCCAATCCTGTGCCTATCGTGATTCCTATCGGCGCTGAAGACAGCTTCAAAGGCGTGGTCGATCTGATCAAGATGAAAGCGATCATCTGGGACGAAGCCAGCCAGGGCACCAAGTTTGAATACCTGGATATCCCGGCCGAACTGGTTGAGTCTGCCAATGAATGGCGTGAAAAACTGGTTGAAACCGCCGCTGAAGCGTCCGAAGAACTCATGGACAAATACCTTGAGAGCGGCGAGCTGAGCGAAGAGGAAATTCACAAGGCGCTGCGCGACCGTACCATCGCCTGCGAAATTCAGCCTATGCTTTGCGGTACTGCCTTTAAAAACAAGGGCGTACAGCGCATGCTGGACGCAGTGATCGACTATCTGCCTTCACCGGCCGATATTCCTCCTGTCAGCGGCGAAGATGATGCCGGTAACCCTGTTACCCGCAAGGCCGATGACAAGGAACAATTCTCTGCCCTGGCATTCAAGCTGATGACCGATCCGTTCGTTGGTCAGCTCACTTTCGTGCGCGTTTATTCTGGCGTTCTGAGTTCTGGCGACACGGTCTACAACCCGATCAAGGGTAAAAAAGAGCGTATTGGCCGAATTCTGCAGATGCACGCGAATAACCGTGAAGAGATCAAGGAAGTGCTGGCAGGCGACATCGCCGCTGTGGTCGGTCTGAAAGACGTGACAACAGGCGAAACGCTGTGCGACCTGGATTCTCATATCATGCTGGAACGCATGGAGTTCCCGGAACCCGTGATTTCTCAGGCGGTTGAGCCAAAAACCAAGGCTGACCAGGAAAAAATGGGTCTGGCCCTGTCTCGTCTGGCCGCAGAAGATCCGTCTTTCCGCGTGCGTAGTGACGAAGAGTCAGGTCAGACTATTATTTCCGGTATGGGTGAGCTGCACCTGGAAATTCTGGTAGACCGTATGCGTCGTGAGTTCAACGTGGAAGCCAACGTGGGTAAACCACAAGTGGCCTACCGTGAAACCATTCGCAAGGTATGTGAAGAAGTTGAAGGCAAATTCGTTAAACAGTCCGGTGGTCGTGGTCAGTACGGTCACGTTGTACTGAAACTGGAACCGCTGCCTCCTGGTGGTGCCGGTTACGAATTCGTTGACGCGATCAAGGGCGGTGTGGTTCCTCGTGAATACATTCCTGCTGTTGACAAAGGTATTCAGGAAACCCTGTCTGCTGGTGTCGTCGCCGGATACCCGGTTGTTGATGTCAAGGTAACCCTGTTCTTCGGTTCTTACCATGACGTTGACTCGAACGAAAATGCCTTCCGCATGGCTGCATCCATGGCCTTCAAGGAAGGGATGCGCAAGGCCCAGGCGGTTCTGCTGGAGCCGATGATGGCTGTTGAAGTGGAAACACCTGAAGACTATGCTGGTACCGTGATGGGCGATTTGTCCTCACGCCGTGGTATGGTTCAGGGTATGGACGATATGGTTGGTGGCGGCAAAGTGATTAAAGCCGAAGTACCACTGGCTGAAATGTTTGGTTATGCAACCAATCTGCGTTCTCTGACACAGGGTCGTGCAACGTACACGATGGAATTCAAGCAATACGCTGAAGCTCCGAAGAACGTTGCCGATGAAGTCATCAGCGCCCGCAGTAAATAA
- the rpsG gene encoding 30S ribosomal protein S7, with translation MPRRREVPKREILPDPKFGSVDLAKFMNVVMLAGKKAVAERIIYGALDHVQAKTGKEPIEVFNLAINNIKPIVEVKSRRVGGANYQVPVEVRPVRRLALAMRWLREAAKKRGEKSMDLRLAGELMDAAEGRGAAMKKREDTHKMAEANKAFSHFRW, from the coding sequence ATGCCACGTCGTCGCGAAGTACCAAAACGCGAGATCCTGCCTGATCCAAAATTCGGCAGTGTTGATCTTGCAAAATTCATGAACGTTGTCATGCTGGCAGGCAAAAAAGCCGTCGCAGAACGTATCATTTATGGCGCGCTTGATCATGTTCAGGCCAAAACAGGTAAAGAACCGATTGAAGTGTTCAACCTGGCAATCAATAACATCAAACCCATCGTCGAGGTCAAAAGCCGTCGCGTGGGTGGTGCCAACTATCAGGTACCCGTCGAAGTCCGTCCCGTTCGTCGCCTCGCGCTGGCAATGCGCTGGCTGCGTGAAGCCGCGAAAAAACGCGGTGAAAAATCCATGGACCTTCGTCTTGCCGGGGAACTGATGGATGCGGCCGAAGGCCGCGGCGCTGCAATGAAAAAGCGCGAAGACACACACAAAATGGCAGAGGCCAACAAAGCCTTCTCCCATTTCCGCTGGTAA
- the rpsL gene encoding 30S ribosomal protein S12 — translation MPTISQLVRKPRVSSHESSKSPALENCPQRRGVCTRVYTTTPKKPNSAMRKVAKVRLTNGFEVISYIGGEGHNLQEHSVVLVRGGRVKDLPGVRYHIVRGSLDLQGVKDRKQSRSKYGAKRPKKA, via the coding sequence ATGCCAACCATCAGCCAGCTCGTGCGTAAACCGCGCGTAAGCAGCCATGAGAGCAGCAAAAGTCCTGCACTTGAAAACTGCCCTCAGCGTCGTGGCGTATGCACTCGCGTGTATACCACCACACCTAAAAAACCTAACTCTGCGATGCGTAAAGTTGCCAAAGTGCGCTTGACCAACGGTTTCGAAGTTATTTCGTATATCGGTGGTGAAGGTCACAACCTGCAGGAACACTCTGTGGTTCTTGTTCGTGGCGGTCGTGTAAAAGACCTCCCGGGTGTGCGCTATCACATCGTGCGCGGTTCTCTTGACCTGCAAGGCGTCAAGGATCGTAAACAGTCGCGTTCCAAATACGGTGCAAAACGTCCTAAGAAAGCCTAA
- a CDS encoding response regulator transcription factor has product MKIAILEDDLAQATQMVQAVEKMGYGCKHYSSGKELMSALRDPESFDLLILDWELPEITGKDVLIWVRSNIGYSLPILFLTSRTSEEDLVEAIEAGADDYISKPYTTEALRVRVLSLLRRANPTDVDNTMLEIGPYQIDTQMRSVRLHDEVIALAPKEFDLAVLFFRNMGRLFSRDALSAAIWNREIPATSRTLDTHLSNVRQKLQIRPENGLRIVSSYALGYRLEPVSESAAADTAAQPKETRVSGQS; this is encoded by the coding sequence ATGAAGATTGCCATATTAGAAGATGATCTCGCTCAGGCGACACAAATGGTGCAGGCTGTAGAAAAAATGGGGTATGGCTGCAAGCATTACAGCTCAGGCAAGGAGCTCATGTCCGCCCTGCGGGATCCGGAAAGTTTCGATTTGCTCATTCTGGACTGGGAATTGCCCGAAATTACCGGCAAGGATGTCCTGATCTGGGTGCGCAGCAACATTGGCTATTCCCTGCCGATCCTGTTCCTGACCAGCCGTACCAGTGAAGAAGATCTGGTTGAAGCCATCGAGGCTGGCGCCGACGACTATATCTCCAAGCCATATACAACCGAGGCCTTGCGGGTGCGCGTGCTGTCGCTGCTGCGACGCGCCAACCCAACCGACGTCGACAACACCATGCTCGAAATCGGCCCTTATCAGATCGACACGCAAATGCGCTCGGTACGTCTGCACGACGAAGTCATCGCGCTGGCACCCAAAGAGTTTGACCTGGCCGTGCTGTTTTTCCGTAACATGGGGCGACTGTTTTCCCGCGATGCACTCAGTGCGGCCATCTGGAACCGGGAAATTCCGGCCACCTCGCGCACGCTGGACACGCATTTGTCCAACGTCAGGCAAAAGCTGCAGATTCGTCCGGAAAATGGCTTGCGCATCGTCTCTTCCTACGCACTGGGCTACCGCCTGGAACCGGTGTCCGAGTCCGCAGCCGCGGATACAGCAGCGCAGCCTAAAGAAACCCGCGTCTCCGGGCAGTCATGA
- a CDS encoding FecR family protein produces MSSTLRTILSSALALLIGALLSGPAFAQATGARGEYFTYRFVPGDILLTLSQRFTQNEENWKTIRKINGIADQYKIPVGFELKIPFSLIDEVPASATISHLRGKAFLNGSPITQTGGQVTEGAVITTDTNSNVTLTLPDDSKVLVPPNSSVTAKRLQRFSGTGYIDAIFTIDRGEVQSHVNPDGGGVGRFEIRTPVSVTGVRGTILRAGTRQGQGDYSTIIKGQADFSQADGVILTRLASNQGVITDGAGQHSGTRALLPPPVLHPMGGQSHNRELRFDPVPGAVAYELVLAEDSEGYDVLWSQRITGTTATLPAVRNGTVYVLVRSLDQQMLAGAQAVLTIEQTMNTINDRQGSPIGVGNGSYLLQSAF; encoded by the coding sequence ATGAGTAGTACATTGAGAACCATCCTGAGCAGCGCGCTGGCTCTGCTGATCGGTGCGCTGCTCAGCGGCCCTGCGTTCGCACAGGCTACCGGTGCGCGCGGCGAGTATTTCACTTACCGGTTTGTTCCTGGCGATATTCTGCTGACGCTGTCGCAGCGTTTTACCCAGAACGAGGAAAACTGGAAAACCATCCGCAAAATAAATGGCATCGCCGATCAATATAAAATCCCGGTCGGCTTCGAACTGAAAATTCCGTTTTCGCTGATCGACGAGGTGCCCGCCAGCGCTACGATTTCGCATTTGCGCGGCAAAGCATTTCTTAACGGATCACCCATCACGCAAACCGGCGGCCAGGTCACCGAGGGCGCGGTCATTACCACAGACACCAATAGCAACGTGACGCTGACCCTGCCGGACGACAGCAAGGTACTGGTTCCCCCCAACAGCTCAGTGACTGCCAAACGCCTGCAACGCTTCTCAGGGACCGGCTATATCGATGCCATCTTCACCATTGATCGCGGCGAAGTTCAGAGTCATGTCAACCCGGACGGCGGCGGCGTGGGTCGCTTTGAAATCCGCACGCCGGTCAGTGTGACCGGCGTGCGCGGTACGATCCTGCGTGCGGGAACCCGTCAGGGTCAGGGCGACTACAGTACCATCATCAAGGGCCAGGCTGATTTTTCACAGGCCGATGGCGTTATCCTGACCAGACTTGCCAGCAACCAGGGGGTGATCACCGACGGTGCCGGCCAGCACTCGGGAACCCGCGCATTGTTGCCGCCCCCGGTATTGCACCCCATGGGCGGACAGTCGCACAACCGTGAACTGCGTTTCGATCCGGTACCGGGCGCCGTCGCCTATGAACTGGTCCTGGCCGAGGACAGCGAGGGCTACGATGTCCTCTGGAGCCAGCGCATTACCGGCACCACAGCAACCCTGCCTGCGGTACGCAACGGTACTGTTTACGTGCTGGTGCGCTCACTGGATCAGCAGATGCTGGCCGGTGCCCAGGCAGTGCTGACCATCGAGCAAACCATGAATACGATCAATGACAGGCAGGGCTCGCCCATCGGTGTCGGCAACGGCAGCTACCTGCTGCAGTCGGCCTTTTAA
- a CDS encoding CHASE2 domain-containing protein, translated as MLGSLGRRFHREWLLVTLVILAVTALGSQFSILSRFSYALYDVAVSYTQSRQPDPDIAIIVIDDKSLTQIGFWPWERKVHAELVNILHNARAIGFDILFTDADPHDTRTDQQLAQAIADNGNVVLANFLSDPGQQVAVNPIAKLARAARALGFINIVPDTDGMVRRIRLTTPQDTTRQHFALSMLAAGGDSAAVASYSSRSKEEPYLIPYVGTPQTFPMISYSDVLFGRIPARYFDNKYVLIGAWGTGMGDRFPTPASAGIVDNMSGVEILANVLQSAREGNWNVIPGTTTHMLISLAPVLVLLIAIRQLSPRRVLFATLVVLLLVLAGSVLLLALGNMWVSPVAAMIGVALTYPVWSWRTQELALNQMGREMSELNREYPLLRAEMALADAPQKFHLSLNERIMQLRFALNRVRSLRQFISDSFNAIPDPALVFDASHQLTLWTSSAERYMARLDKLTLSEGLPLQSLLNAIIADATTSRELVTAIEHHERTAAEQSDESSSAATGIHSEDGFEVRDRAGNDLLLKSMPTYTAGQRRSGYILNLIDISALREAERKRDETLRFISHDMRAPQNSILALIDLQTDDTRALPTDELLRRVSHLSGRTISLVEDFVQFTRAEKADIEFVPLNLSDLLQDAINEVWIESRARHIPIVSHISPLCAFIRGDQSLLMRCLSNLLDNAFKYSPDNTTITCTLASAGDFWEVSIRDQGCGISQQDQQHLFTLYTRVGTSNEQDPGGLGLGLVFVKTVVMRHHGEVRVQSAPGQGSTFIIRLPKDETEESAGPSL; from the coding sequence ATGCTGGGCTCGCTTGGCCGACGCTTTCATCGGGAATGGCTGTTGGTGACGCTGGTGATCCTGGCCGTCACCGCGCTGGGCAGCCAGTTTTCGATTCTGTCGCGTTTCAGTTATGCCCTGTACGATGTGGCCGTCAGTTACACACAATCCAGACAGCCCGACCCGGATATCGCCATTATCGTGATCGACGACAAGAGCCTGACGCAAATCGGTTTCTGGCCCTGGGAGCGCAAGGTTCACGCCGAACTGGTGAACATATTGCACAACGCGCGTGCTATCGGTTTCGATATTCTTTTTACCGATGCCGATCCGCATGACACCCGGACTGATCAACAGTTGGCGCAGGCTATTGCCGACAACGGCAACGTGGTCCTGGCCAATTTTCTGAGCGATCCGGGACAGCAAGTGGCGGTCAACCCCATCGCCAAGCTCGCCAGGGCCGCCCGTGCGCTGGGTTTTATCAATATCGTGCCCGATACCGACGGGATGGTGCGGCGGATCCGCCTGACCACGCCACAGGACACCACGCGGCAACACTTTGCCTTGTCTATGCTGGCCGCTGGCGGAGATAGTGCGGCCGTCGCTTCATACTCTTCGCGCAGCAAGGAGGAGCCCTATCTCATCCCCTACGTGGGCACCCCGCAGACCTTTCCCATGATTTCGTACAGCGACGTGCTGTTCGGTCGGATTCCCGCCCGTTATTTCGATAATAAATATGTGTTGATCGGCGCATGGGGAACCGGAATGGGCGATCGTTTTCCGACACCGGCTTCTGCGGGGATCGTGGATAATATGTCCGGGGTGGAGATCCTGGCCAATGTATTGCAATCGGCGCGCGAAGGCAACTGGAATGTCATTCCCGGCACAACCACCCATATGCTGATCTCCCTGGCACCCGTGCTGGTATTGTTGATCGCAATCAGACAATTGTCGCCGCGGCGCGTGCTGTTTGCCACGCTGGTGGTCCTGCTGCTGGTGCTGGCCGGCTCGGTGCTGCTGCTGGCTCTGGGCAATATGTGGGTATCACCCGTTGCAGCCATGATCGGGGTCGCCCTCACCTACCCCGTCTGGAGCTGGCGCACGCAGGAACTTGCCCTGAACCAGATGGGCAGAGAAATGAGCGAACTCAATCGCGAATACCCCTTGCTTCGGGCCGAGATGGCGCTGGCAGATGCTCCCCAGAAATTTCATCTGTCATTGAATGAACGGATCATGCAATTGCGCTTCGCGCTGAACCGGGTACGTTCACTCAGACAATTCATCAGCGACAGTTTCAATGCCATTCCCGACCCGGCTCTGGTCTTTGATGCCAGCCATCAGCTTACCTTGTGGACCAGCAGCGCCGAGCGCTACATGGCCAGACTGGACAAGCTGACGCTGAGCGAAGGCCTGCCGCTGCAGAGCCTGCTCAATGCCATTATTGCCGACGCGACGACATCGCGCGAGCTGGTCACAGCGATCGAACACCACGAGCGTACCGCAGCAGAGCAATCCGACGAAAGCAGTAGCGCGGCAACAGGTATCCATTCCGAGGATGGCTTCGAAGTGCGCGACCGCGCCGGCAATGACCTGCTGCTCAAGTCCATGCCCACCTATACCGCCGGTCAGCGACGTTCGGGCTACATCCTGAACCTGATTGATATCAGCGCGCTGCGCGAAGCAGAACGCAAGCGGGATGAAACCTTGCGCTTCATCTCGCATGATATGCGGGCGCCCCAGAACTCTATTCTGGCGCTGATTGATCTGCAAACCGACGACACGCGGGCGCTGCCCACCGATGAGCTGTTGCGACGCGTCAGCCATCTTTCGGGAAGAACCATCAGTCTGGTGGAAGACTTCGTGCAATTTACACGTGCTGAAAAAGCCGACATCGAGTTTGTACCGCTCAATCTGAGCGATCTGCTGCAAGACGCCATCAATGAGGTCTGGATCGAGAGCCGGGCCCGCCATATTCCCATTGTGAGCCACATCTCGCCACTATGCGCCTTTATCAGGGGAGATCAGTCATTGCTGATGCGCTGCCTGAGCAATTTGCTGGATAATGCCTTCAAATACAGCCCAGACAACACCACAATCACATGCACCCTGGCCTCTGCGGGCGACTTCTGGGAAGTCAGCATCCGCGACCAGGGCTGCGGCATCAGCCAGCAGGATCAGCAACACCTGTTCACGCTCTATACCCGGGTTGGTACCAGCAATGAACAGGACCCCGGTGGTCTGGGACTGGGTCTGGTTTTTGTCAAAACCGTGGTCATGCGCCATCACGGCGAAGTTCGCGTACAGTCTGCGCCGGGCCAGGGCTCTACGTTTATTATCCGCCTGCCTAAGGATGAGACTGAAGAATCCGCCGGGCCTTCTCTATAA
- a CDS encoding HpcH/HpaI aldolase/citrate lyase family protein, producing MKMRSALFVPATRVDRIPKALASGADIVIVDLEDAVEQDAKQSARDALSEFATAHPDQQFLLRVNDARSRWFNDDIAVCAKLANITGVMLPKAESASQISAAAMARKPVYPIIESALGIMRMPELCQAPGVARLSFGALDLALDLNMDGDSAGAQQLLAVVRPQLVIQSRAAGIEAPLDGVFPDIADSDGLRKSVSFAKGMGFAGALCIHPSQLPVIHAVFEPTEQEKDWAQRVLDEHAKSGRAAFKLDGQMVDMPVIEKARRILQSHP from the coding sequence ATGAAAATGCGATCCGCGTTGTTTGTCCCTGCCACCCGGGTTGACAGAATTCCCAAGGCGCTGGCCAGTGGCGCCGATATTGTGATTGTCGATCTGGAAGATGCCGTAGAGCAGGATGCCAAGCAAAGCGCGCGCGATGCGCTGAGCGAGTTCGCCACCGCCCATCCCGATCAGCAATTTCTGCTACGCGTGAACGACGCGCGCAGCCGCTGGTTCAACGACGATATTGCGGTTTGCGCAAAGCTGGCCAATATCACAGGTGTGATGTTGCCCAAGGCAGAAAGCGCATCGCAGATCAGTGCGGCGGCAATGGCCCGCAAACCCGTCTACCCGATTATCGAAAGCGCGTTGGGCATCATGCGCATGCCCGAGCTATGTCAGGCACCCGGGGTGGCGCGACTGTCTTTTGGTGCGCTGGATCTGGCGCTGGACCTGAACATGGATGGCGATTCGGCGGGAGCGCAGCAATTGCTGGCGGTCGTCCGTCCGCAACTGGTGATCCAAAGTCGTGCCGCGGGCATTGAGGCGCCGCTGGACGGCGTTTTTCCGGACATCGCCGACAGCGATGGACTGAGAAAGTCTGTCTCGTTTGCCAAAGGCATGGGATTCGCCGGGGCGCTGTGCATCCATCCGTCCCAGTTGCCGGTGATTCACGCGGTATTTGAGCCAACCGAGCAGGAAAAGGATTGGGCGCAGCGGGTGCTGGACGAGCATGCAAAAAGCGGGCGGGCGGCGTTCAAGCTGGACGGCCAGATGGTGGATATGCCGGTTATAGAGAAGGCCCGGCGGATTCTTCAGTCTCATCCTTAG
- a CDS encoding CaiB/BaiF CoA transferase family protein produces the protein MTTKQATGVRPLDGITVLSLEHAIAAPFCTRQLADLGARVIKVERPGVGDFARNYDERVKGMASHFVWTNRSKESLTLDLKSPQAKEVLARLLPQVDVLVQNLAPGAAARLGLSYDALHEQYPSLVVCDISGYGGGGPYEHKKAYDLLIQSESGFVSVTGSANEPAKAGCSIADIAAGMYAYSHILSALLQRGKTGKGSHIDLTMLESMVEWMGFPLYYAYDGAPPPVRAGAAHASIYPYGPFLAGNGKTIMLGLQNEREWKVFCEQVLEKPALATDARFSSNTLRTANRDALRDLIIQSFAAYDDEQIIERLEQAGIANARVNDMKAVWDHPQLKARGRWSQMGSPVGTLPALLPPGVNNSYDFRMDAVPALGEHSAAILDELGYDEDTVSQWQSAGIV, from the coding sequence GAGCACGCGATTGCCGCGCCATTTTGTACGCGCCAGCTGGCAGATCTGGGAGCGCGTGTCATCAAGGTGGAGCGGCCCGGCGTGGGCGATTTTGCCCGCAATTACGATGAACGCGTCAAGGGCATGGCGTCTCACTTCGTCTGGACCAACCGTTCCAAGGAAAGTCTGACGCTGGATCTGAAAAGCCCGCAGGCCAAAGAAGTGCTGGCCCGCCTGTTACCGCAGGTGGATGTGCTGGTGCAGAACCTGGCGCCCGGCGCGGCGGCCCGTCTGGGACTCTCGTACGATGCCCTGCATGAACAGTACCCGTCGCTGGTGGTGTGTGATATTTCGGGTTATGGCGGCGGCGGTCCTTACGAGCATAAAAAAGCCTATGACCTGTTGATCCAGAGTGAGAGCGGCTTTGTGTCCGTGACCGGCAGCGCCAATGAACCGGCCAAGGCAGGCTGCTCGATTGCGGATATTGCCGCCGGCATGTACGCGTATTCCCATATCCTGTCGGCGCTGTTGCAGCGTGGCAAGACCGGCAAAGGCAGCCATATTGATCTGACCATGCTCGAAAGTATGGTCGAGTGGATGGGCTTTCCCTTGTATTACGCCTATGATGGCGCCCCGCCGCCAGTCCGGGCGGGTGCTGCGCATGCCTCCATCTACCCTTACGGCCCGTTCCTGGCCGGTAACGGCAAGACCATTATGCTGGGGCTGCAGAACGAGCGCGAATGGAAAGTGTTCTGCGAACAGGTGCTGGAAAAACCGGCGCTGGCCACCGATGCGCGCTTCTCCTCCAACACGCTGCGCACCGCCAATCGCGATGCCTTGCGCGATCTGATTATCCAGTCGTTTGCTGCCTATGACGATGAACAGATCATTGAACGCCTGGAGCAGGCAGGCATTGCCAACGCCCGTGTCAATGACATGAAAGCGGTATGGGATCACCCGCAGTTGAAGGCGCGTGGCCGCTGGTCGCAAATGGGCAGTCCGGTGGGAACGCTGCCCGCCCTGTTGCCTCCCGGCGTCAATAACAGCTATGACTTTCGCATGGATGCGGTCCCTGCGCTTGGCGAGCATTCGGCCGCGATTCTGGATGAACTGGGCTATGATGAAGACACAGTCAGTCAGTGGCAATCTGCAGGCATCGTCTGA